The DNA window ATCACcaacaagaatttttaAGGCTACTATCACATCACCAGAAATGACTAGCATTGATGCAACTAGCTTGAGAGAGAGCTTTGATGGTGACCGTCTTCACCTCCCCAGAGAGATGTCCGAGAGAgcattgaagaatttggaGGTTTCATTTGTAACTAGTCTCAAGAAATTGGAAGATGCGTCAAAGAGGTACGAGAAACCACATATGGACTATAACCAGACAAATCTGGCTTCGATATTATCTGATCCGTCAGAAGTGAAAAAACAATCGAAAACAGCTATACTGAAGAGTATCAAGGCTTTATATAGTGTTGGGACACATTGGTCAGCAACCCCGAATCATTACTTTGAACTAGGCAAGTATTATGTTAGCAAAGTGCAGGATAGAGACTCGTCTCAAAGAAACTTTCAATCTCATTTTTCTACAAATTCGAAATTGCTTGCATCCTATTATGGCCATTTATTGAGAACAGTTCCAGTATATGGTAAAATATATGTATCTGACACTGATGTCTGTTTCAGAAGTTTATTGCCTGGAGTATCCACGAAGATGGTGTTACCAATGACTGATATTGAAGAGGTAAGAGCTTCACGGGGTTCGAGATTGACGTATCATGGATTAAGGCTTATTGCACGAGGAAGCGAAGAGTTGGATCTTGAATTTGGCTCTTCCAAATCGAGAGATGATTTCCAAAAAGTTGTTCTTAGtgttttggaaaaattgcATTCGAAGGAAGGGTTTAGACCCGAACCGTATCAATGGGGTAGTAATTTTGAAGTTGAATTATACAAGACAAGAATGGAATACAGTGATTCTGAAAATAGAGAAATTCAACGATATGATAATCTGATTGATATCAAATTTGCAGAAAAGAGAATTGAAATGGCGAGAGTGAGAATGTTTGAAGACAGATTAATGGCTGCTTCAGGGTTGGACGTACCCATTATATTGGAGGATTCTccttttttcaaaacagAATTGCGACCATCTACTTCTTATAATGTCACGTTATTAACTATTGGATCAAGAGGTGATGTCCAACCATATATTGCATTGGGTATAGGATTAGTGAAAGAAGGTCATAATGTCACCATTGCCACTCATGCAGAATTTGGTGACTGGATAAAAACTTTTGGGTTGGGGTTCAAAGAGATTGCTGGGGATCCAGCCGAGTTGATGTCTTTTATGGTAACCCATAACTCTATGTCCGTGGggtttttgaaaaatgccCAACAAAAGTTTAGGTCTTGGATCTCAAAGTTGTTGACTACAAGTTGGGAAGCCTGTCAAGGTTCTGatattttgattgaaaGTCCTTCTGCTATGAGTGGGATTCATATTGCTGAAGCATTAGGGATACCATATTTCAGAGCTTTTACCATGCCCTGGACACGAACTAGAGCTTATCCACATGCATTCTTTGTACCAGATCAAAAGAAAGGAGGCTCATACAATTACTTAACTCACGTTTTATTTGAGAATATATTTTGGAAAGGTATTTCTGGACAGGTTAATAAATGGAGAGTTGAGGAATTAGATTTACCGAAGACCAACTTATACAGGTTGCAACAGACAAAAGTTCCCTTTTTGTATAACGTCTCACCCGCCATATTACCCCCCTCTGTCGATTTCCCAGATTGGATTAAAGTAACAGGATATTGGTTTCTAGATGAAGGTTCTGGAGATTACAAACCACCCGAAGAACTTGTCCAATTTATGAAAAAAGCATCACGAGACAAAAAGAAGATTGTTTACATCGGATTTGGTTCTATTGTAGTGAAAGATGCAAAATCTTTAACCAAGGCTGTGGTGTCTGCCGTGAGGAGAGCCGATGTTCGTTGTATTTTGAATAAGGGTTGGTCCGACAGGTTGGACCATAAAGATAAAAACGAAGTTGAAGTTAGCTTGCCACCGGAAATCTACAATTCTGGAACTATACCCCATGATTGGTTGTTTCCACGTATTGATGCTGCTGTCCATCATGGAGGCTCCGGGACGACCGGTGCTACCATGAGAGCCGGGATACCAACCATTATTAAACCATTCTTTGGAGATCAGTTTTTCTATGCGACGAGAATCGAAGATTTGGGTGCTGGTATTgcattaaaaaaattgacaGCCAGAACTTTGGCAGATGCTCTTATAAAGGCTACACACGATTTGAAAATCATAGATAAAGCAAAGAGAGTTAGtcaacaaataaaacacGAACATGGAGTGCTTTCCGCAatagaatcaatttattcagAATTAGAGTACTCGagaaatttgatattgatcaaAGATATTCATAATCAGAATTACAAACGTCATCATCCAGTACCTTCGGGTGTTCAAACTCCTGCTTATGACACTGACAGCGATGATTAtgttgaagaagatgatgatttcGATGAAGACGATGATTCTGATGAAGAGGAAGGAGATAAAGAGAATTTGCAGGATGATTATGTTGGAAATAGGGTCAATCTCAGCCCCAAGGAAACGTTGTCCAACTAGTctagtagtggtagtaaGTTGTATTAGTTTTAGTGAATTGTATGTAGTATACtgttttttagttttaccATATTCATGCACCTTGTTTTTTGACAAGTTGTGTGTGAGCGCTTGTGAGCGGTTATAGTCATGTAGCTTGGTTAACATATATATTACTACTATAACGTGTTGTAATTGGGTTCTTGCCTGCCTCGTCCGCCCTCTATACCTGACCCAAATTACACTTGGAAAAAactatttatttatatactGTTGTTCTCGACATTGCACATCACGTTCCCTGCTGGGTGTTGCCTGCTATCTCCTCTGCTTTGACTGGATACGTTGTATTTTCCATTATCATAGGTTATTTATCCTCGGCACTACCTAACGCAGTCTAGGTGTGTCTgttcattttttgtttttttctgaGTTGAGGGCTTATTACAGAGCACGATAAATTACGCAATTTGCTGACTCATTTTGCAGCAAAGGTATCAgtagaaaaaataaaaaaagacaagGAGATCAACATCTGCACAAGAAATGACTCTGTTCCACTTGAAAGAAATACCTAGACACAAATAATCTTATGAATCATGTTTCTAAGTTACAAAGGCATTCTTAGTaataagaagaattaaCAAGTTTAGTGCCAGCGTACATTCCCTGTAAGAGTTTTTCTTGTGGGTACACATAATCGAGATCCACAGTTCACACCGGAATTGGAGTTTAAACTGacagcttttttttttttgctctGTTTGAtacagtttttttttcttgagggtttcttttttttctgttttttttttttttgattgtcACATTCATATTCAGTTTTTCTATTCTTGATTAACTAACGATGACATACAAAGACGTGACAGAAGAACAGTTGCAAACTAATCCATATGTTAAGCTTGTACCGGGTCAAACCATAGTTGAGATCCCTGAATACACATTAGAGTGTGGCGAGACATTACACAATTTTCCTGTTGCCTATAAGACCTGGGGTAAGTTGAATGAGACTGCTGATAACGCATTAGTGATATGCCATGCATTGAGCGGGTCTTCTGATGTTGACGATTGGTGGGGAGAGTTACTTGGAACTGATAGAGCATTTGATCCTTCTCggtttttgattatttgtaTAAATTTCCTTGGATCGCCTTATGGGTCTTGCTCACCAGTTACAATCGACAAGAGCACCGGAAAACCTTACGGACCTTCATTCCCATTGGTAACATTTAAGGATGATGTTAAAATACAGAGATTGATATTGGATTCATTGAATGTCAAACGGTTAGCTGCTGTGGTGGGAGGATCCATGGGAGGAATGTTGGCACTAGAATACCTGGCAATATATAACAACACTGGATACGTGCAGAAAGTAGTTGCATTGGCTACTGCTGCTCGGACTTCAGCTTGGTGTATATCTTGGAATGAAACACAGAGACAATGTATTTTCAGTGATCCTTTTTATGATGACGGTTACTACTATGAAACCGGAAATAAGCCAGATTCTGGATTAAGTGCAGCAAGAATGGCAGCCTTGCTTACTTATCGTTCTAGAAATTCTTTTGAAAGTAGATTTGGCAGAAAGTTAGGTAAGAGATCTCCTAGTGATGGTAGTGCCAGTCCTAGAACTAAACATGAGGAGCATTCTTTATTGCATAATGATGGATCAAAGCTTGTCAATGGGGCTCCTGTAAACGAAAAATACCCACCAACTTATTTTTCAGCGCAATCATATATGCGTTATAACGGCtccaaatttatcaatagaTTTGATGCCAATTGTTACATAGCCATCAGTCGGAAATTAGATACTAATGATCTTTCTCGTGGTCGAGTCGAAGCACCCAACGATGCTAATGGTGATCCATTGGTTCATGTTTTAAAGGGTCTTTCAACACCTACTTTGGTCATAGGAATTGAATCAGATCATCTTTTCACAATTACTGAACAAAAGCTTTTAGCTGATAATATCCCAAATGCTATATTTGAGACATTGGATAGTGAGGAAGGACACGATGCATTTTTGTTAGAGTTTGAGAAGATAAATAGTTTCATCACCAGTTTTTTGAATAACTGAATTATCGAGGGTAGCAAGTTATTAGGGCCGATTTTACTAATGGTTTAGagaaagtttttttttttcttttttgggtAGTTTAGAGTTTTCTGAAAGTCAAATTATAGGAATTTCCAAACATAAGAAGCACACACAACTTGAGTTGcatgtatatatatattgcaTATacagatttttttttttttttgtaattaaATTTACCAAACATTGTAGTTACTCCCAATGTAATGGTAACAGGTAATTGTAGTAATTCTGGTTAAGTGCCTATCGTTAAGGAATAGCCAACACTcttaaaacaaatatatatttcaaaGAATAATAAACCAAACCTTTGTTTAGACTGAAGGTGAAATTTAGGAATTAATTGGATCCATAAATCAAAAgtgaattgataaaatggTAAATAAGGTTGCAAAATTAGCCCAAAACACTAGATTTCGGTTAGGAGTTTTCCATCtttcaaaacaattaacTCATTTGAAGCTCTGTATCATTCATTGTGactaaaataaatatgcaattgaacaattagATGTGTAATGCAATGCACCCGTGGTATATTTTTGAACCCTCtatctgtttttttttttttttggacaATCAGCTAATGGCATAACTAAAACTCACAGAAAACTTATCTCCTACACATTATTTTAATAGTCTGTGTATAGGTACTATGCTTCTAATGAAAAGTTATAGGTAAATCCCTTGGTTTTCTGTCAAAAAAGTTTTGACAGTGAAGTTCAAGTgtcaaaatttttctatAATGTGCACTAAAAAAACACTAAAGTTCGGATTACTTAATAGAGAACACAAAactgaattaattaatagaACAACAGCCAGGCTTTGCGAAaacattaaataaatactaataataatatagaAATGTTACGCCTCGTAGTTCTAAGCACGTGGtattctttatttattggtgCAAGTTACCCCTAATTTGTGAACTAGctaaataacaacaattgacCTAATACGACTCCATTAACAATACCAAATAACATGAAAGCCGGTCAGTTAGCCGATGctttgaatattttgaaattgaaacataGTAATATAAATAGGCATACATTTTTCCAACTTTACTACCCCATTTctgttttaatttattttaattttcaaaatagcaacaacaacaataacaacaattggaatttaaaaaatggtCTCCGTTTCtaaattattgaacaaTGGTTTGTTATTAGCTGGTCAAAGTGTCTTCCAAGATGTCGCTACTCCACAACAAGCTTCTGTGcaacaatataatataatcaattttcttGGCGGAAGTGCCCCATATCTTCAAAGAAATGGATATGGTATTTCTACTGACATTCCTGCTGGATGTGAAATTGCCCAAGTTCAATTGTACTCAAGACATGGTGAAAGATATCCAAGTAAGAGCAATGGTAAGAGTTTAGAAGCAATTTATGCTAAATTCAAAGACTATAATGGCACTTTTAAAGGCGATTTGGCATTCTTAAATGATTATACTTATTTTGTTACTGATAAGAATAATTATGAAAAGGAAACCAGTCCCAAAAACTCTGAAGGAACCTATGCTGGTACTTCTAATGCCTTGCGTCATGGTGCTGCCTTTAGAGCCAAATATGGATCATTATACAAGGAAAATTCAACCTTACCCGTTTTCTCGTCCAATTCAGGTAGATGTTACCAAACATCTAGATACTTTGCCAGAGGATTTTTGGGCgatgattttgaagaagGTAAAACCGTGAAGT is part of the Candida dubliniensis CD36 chromosome R, complete sequence genome and encodes:
- the ATG26 gene encoding UDP-glycosyltransferase, putative; translation: MSFYKKVTKGLVTPLQGPINLFSGSPNVSGDEGTNTDNENPDHKTTYRSLSGRVNHDDDDEDVAKLEDIVGFFTGLLDTTTLCAGLGSLNNLKKHYLDEFIKKSALNPLRPQNYGPETNSKLNNNSIEELLNNGDASLEKVRKMSLYDFDEHTSDSEEEDSADEEEESIAENLKPGKSEKVKNHVKGSGNTTAAATLVATGITPTTTTTTTATPTPTPTSSVETALTDVTEPIGKVITEIPEEQLQGLNPLQKSVVKNLDPHHIREGVLIKVKNSETPLKNNRQELLEKIQLRLKIADKLQRVFNLSDDDTFYGNFSAWLIKDVLLQGHVYLTKDALLYFAFLPKRFSLENSSEVLDEDNSSSIVYSGNLGLKSAKYGEVVLNTVLQHRYWAVLRAETLSIYSSSTNLYFPVLVIDIKKCLYAEVIDKEKFNREAISPVNRGTYSPNGGLSGTATPRTSTLENTASELNSMLSGDSYSPTEDNVETTATTVWFKLVTKKKTYKFSCDSSFSARQWCNNITKLIFQHNNANSNGEVLIKIPISKIIEYNKRALFSEEEEEEKNLDAAMNDIPLNVTIKYLGDNENERKRDKLKRKYKGEESTTEEVHFLFPKSGIEFFETFDNLMNPVVSDNDNQSSRSSITSTNFSEKAISTLSKSPNHLVQTVLDFNKPVDDDISPFKKLGTTITSPTRIFKATITSPEMTSIDATSLRESFDGDRLHLPREMSERALKNLEVSFVTSLKKLEDASKRYEKPHMDYNQTNSASILSDPSEVKKQSKTAISKSIKALYSVGTHWSATPNHYFELGKYYVSKVQDRDSSQRNFQSHFSTNSKLLASYYGHLLRTVPVYGKIYVSDTDVCFRSLLPGVSTKMVLPMTDIEEVRASRGSRLTYHGLRLIARGSEELDLEFGSSKSRDDFQKVVLSVLEKLHSKEGFRPEPYQWGSNFEVELYKTRMEYSDSENREIQRYDNSIDIKFAEKRIEMARVRMFEDRLMAASGLDVPIILEDSPFFKTELRPSTSYNVTLLTIGSRGDVQPYIALGIGLVKEGHNVTIATHAEFGDWIKTFGLGFKEIAGDPAELMSFMVTHNSMSVGFLKNAQQKFRSWISKLLTTSWEACQGSDILIESPSAMSGIHIAEALGIPYFRAFTMPWTRTRAYPHAFFVPDQKKGGSYNYLTHVLFENIFWKGISGQVNKWRVEELDLPKTNLYRLQQTKVPFLYNVSPAILPPSVDFPDWIKVTGYWFLDEGSGDYKPPEELVQFMKKASRDKKKIVYIGFGSIVVKDAKSLTKAVVSAVRRADVRCILNKGWSDRLDHKDKNEVEVSLPPEIYNSGTIPHDWLFPRIDAAVHHGGSGTTGATMRAGIPTIIKPFFGDQFFYATRIEDLGAGIALKKLTARTLADALIKATHDLKIIDKAKRVSQQIKHEHGVLSAIESIYSELEYSRNLILIKDIHNQNYKRHHPVPSGVQTPAYDTDSDDYVEEDDDFDEDDDSDEEEGDKENLQDDYVGNRVNLSPKETLSN
- a CDS encoding homoserine o-acetyltransferase, putative (Similar to S. cerevisiae MET2), with protein sequence MTYKDVTEEQLQTNPYVKLVPGQTIVEIPEYTLECGETLHNFPVAYKTWGKLNETADNALVICHALSGSSDVDDWWGELLGTDRAFDPSRFLIICINFLGSPYGSCSPVTIDKSTGKPYGPSFPLVTFKDDVKIQRLILDSLNVKRLAAVVGGSMGGMLALEYSAIYNNTGYVQKVVALATAARTSAWCISWNETQRQCIFSDPFYDDGYYYETGNKPDSGLSAARMAALLTYRSRNSFESRFGRKLGKRSPSDGSASPRTKHEEHSLLHNDGSKLVNGAPVNEKYPPTYFSAQSYMRYNGSKFINRFDANCYIAISRKLDTNDLSRGRVEAPNDANGDPLVHVLKGLSTPTLVIGIESDHLFTITEQKLLADNIPNAIFETLDSEEGHDAFLLEFEKINSFITSFLNN